Proteins from a single region of Leucoraja erinacea ecotype New England chromosome 25, Leri_hhj_1, whole genome shotgun sequence:
- the dgcr8 gene encoding microprocessor complex subunit DGCR8 isoform X1, with the protein MEMFESLPPVAKEPSVPLKAEHQPCPPPLPPSVPPPPPPPLQTSCDAEVMDVGSGGDGLSDTPAGDCNAPSLDQHQAMESTVINDQLTAVSGSCPLNPRTARHAPAVPKFAPDINLLKDVKVRVVFSDSSKSKDRQVVYAGVQSAGKGTETSNSMNGGLHGPPFEGKGAVGSLGFCSRSTDKQEVEDNQEKKVEFAVLDELDFPENFETDEVEGAGFKSEMIIQQDPVDEEALSYSFEDDFDNDVDALLEAVLPPPKKRKRVDEDVAGDSDHQTDEETSVQPMMTKIKTVLKNRGRPPTEPLPDGWIMTFHNSGIPVYLHRETRVVTWSRPYFLGTGSIRKHDPPQSSIPCLHYLKMRDQEQEQNMAASNGEVTKVTMNGDLSPDKVQNAAVEIIEETDCTATEQNSVTNSVSLSSSGAMNSKSLEEREALGGIIAAGALGQVKAKVEVCKEESIVIEDFKKYLEKRFDFEQVTVKKFRTWAERRQFNREMKRKQAEAERPILPANQKLITLSVQDAPTKKEFVINPNGKSEVCILHEYMQRVLKVRPVYNFFECENPSDPFGASVVIDGVTYGTGTASSKKLAKNKAARATLEILIPDFIKQTTDEKPKDSDELEYFNHISIEDSRVYELTNKAGLLSPYQILHECLKRNHGMGDTTIKFEVIPGKNQKSEYVMTCGKHTVKGWCKNKRVGKQLASQKILQLLHPHVKNWGSLLRMYGRESNKMVKQVNLELCCECNVWDTNLSTLAWGGCVI; encoded by the exons ATGGAGATGTTTGAAAGCCTACCTCCTGTGGCCAAAGAGCCTTCAGTACCGCTGAAAGCTGAGCACCAACCGTGTCCCCCACCTCTTCCTCCAAGTGTGCCgccgcctccaccacctcccctgcaaACGTCCTGTGACGCAGAAGTTATGGACGTTGGCTCTGGTGGTGATGGACTTTCAGACACTCCCGCGGGGGATTGTAACGCGCCCAGCCTGGACCAGCATCAAGCGATGGAATCCACTGTCATTAACGACCAATTGACAGCAGTGTCGGGAAGCTGTCCACTGAATCCAAGAACAGCGCGCCACGCACCGGCTGTTCCCAAGTTTGCCCCCGATATTAATCTGCTCAAAGATGTTAAAGTCAGAGTAGTTTTTtcggatagcagtaaaagcaaagacaggcaggtggtgTATGCTGGCGTTCAGTCTGCTGGGAAAGGTACTGAAACTAGCAACAGCATGAATGGAGGTTTGCATGGCCCTCCTTTTGAAGGGAAGGGAGCAGTAGGGTCATTGGGTTTCTGTAGTAGAAGTACTGATAAGCAAGAAGTTGAAGACAATCAAGAGAAAAAAGTGGAATTTGCAGTGCTCGATGAACTAGACTTCCCGGAAAACTTCGAAACAGATGAAGTAGAAGGAGCAGGTTTCAAATCTGAAATGATCATTCAACAGGATCCCGTCGATGAAGAAGCTCTGAGTTACTCGTTTGAG GATGATTTTGATAACGATGTTGATGCCCTCCTGGAGGCGGTGCTGCCTCCTCCCAAAAAGAGGAAGCGGGTTGATGAGGATGTCGCAGGTGACAGTGACCACCAGACTGATGAAGAAACCAGCGTGCAGCCAATGATGACCAAAATTAAAACTGTGTTAAAAA ATCGTGGGCGTCCACCGACTGAACCCCTTCCTGATGGCTGGATCATGACATTCCATAATTCCGGTATTCCCGTTTACCTGCACAGAGAAACTAGAGTAGTTACCTGGTCACGACCTTATTTTTTAGGAACGGGAAGCATCAGG AAGCACGATCCTCCCCAGAGCAGCATTCCCTGTCTACACTATTTAAAGATGAGAGACCAAGAGCAAGAGCAGAATATGGCGGCCAGCAATGGTGAGGTAACCAAAGTGACCATGAATGGAGATTTGTCCCCAGACaaagttcagaatgctgctgtagAAATAATTGAGGAAACAGACTGCACTGCCACTGAGCAAAACTCTGTCACTAATTCAGTATCTCTCAGTAGCTCAGGGGCAATGAACTCTAAATCCTTGGAAGAACGAGAAGCCTTGGGTGGAATCATTGCAGCAGGAGCCCTGGGGCAGGTGAAGGCTAAAGTAGAAGTATGCAAAGAAGAATCTATTG TCATTGAAGATTTTAAAAAATACTTGGAGAAGCGCTTTGATTTTGAACAAGTCACTGTGAAGAAGTTCAGGACCTGGGCTGAGCGTCGGCAGTTTAACCGGGAGATGAAGCGGAAGCAGGCAGAAGCCGAGCGACCAATTCTGCCGGCTAATCAGAAGCTCATTACTCTCTCTGTTCAGGATGCACCCACAAAGAAAG AGTTTGTCATTAATCCAAATGGGAAATCGGAAGTTTGTATACTGCACGAATATATGCAACGGGTCCTAAAAGTTCGCCCTGTTTACAATTTTTTTGAATGTG AAAATCCAAGTGATCCTTTTGGAGCCTCGGTTGTTATCGATGGAGTCACCTATGGTACAGGAACTGCCAGTAGCAAAAAACTTGCAAAGAATAAAGCTG CTCGTGCTACACTGGAAATCCTCATTCCTGACTTTATCAAACAGACCACTGATGAGAAGCCCAAAGACAGTGATGAGCTTGAG TACTTCAACCACATCAGTATTGAGGACTCAAGGGTGTATGAACTGACCAATAAAGCTGGACTGTTGTCACCATATCAAATTCTCCATGAGTGCCTTAAGAG AAATCATGGAATGGGCGACACAACCATCAAGTTTGAGGTAATTCCAGGTAAAAACCAGAAGAGCGAATATGTCATGACCTGTGGAAAACACACAGTGAAAGGCTGGT GCAAAAACAAACGAGTTGGCAAGCAGTTGGCATCTCAGAAAATCCTACAATTACTACACCCTCATGTGAAGAACTGGGGATCATTACTACGCATGTATGGCAGGGAAAGCAATAAAATGGTCAAACAGGTAAACTTGGAGCTTTGCTGTGAATGTAATGTATGGGATACAAACCTCTCGACCCTGGCATGGGGGGGGTGTGTAATTTAA
- the dgcr8 gene encoding microprocessor complex subunit DGCR8 isoform X2, translated as MCIFCIFILFFDDFDNDVDALLEAVLPPPKKRKRVDEDVAGDSDHQTDEETSVQPMMTKIKTVLKNRGRPPTEPLPDGWIMTFHNSGIPVYLHRETRVVTWSRPYFLGTGSIRKHDPPQSSIPCLHYLKMRDQEQEQNMAASNGEVTKVTMNGDLSPDKVQNAAVEIIEETDCTATEQNSVTNSVSLSSSGAMNSKSLEEREALGGIIAAGALGQVKAKVEVCKEESIVIEDFKKYLEKRFDFEQVTVKKFRTWAERRQFNREMKRKQAEAERPILPANQKLITLSVQDAPTKKEFVINPNGKSEVCILHEYMQRVLKVRPVYNFFECENPSDPFGASVVIDGVTYGTGTASSKKLAKNKAARATLEILIPDFIKQTTDEKPKDSDELEYFNHISIEDSRVYELTNKAGLLSPYQILHECLKRNHGMGDTTIKFEVIPGKNQKSEYVMTCGKHTVKGWCKNKRVGKQLASQKILQLLHPHVKNWGSLLRMYGRESNKMVKQVNLELCCECNVWDTNLSTLAWGGCVI; from the exons ATGTGTATCTTTTGCATCTTCATTTTGTTCTTC GATGATTTTGATAACGATGTTGATGCCCTCCTGGAGGCGGTGCTGCCTCCTCCCAAAAAGAGGAAGCGGGTTGATGAGGATGTCGCAGGTGACAGTGACCACCAGACTGATGAAGAAACCAGCGTGCAGCCAATGATGACCAAAATTAAAACTGTGTTAAAAA ATCGTGGGCGTCCACCGACTGAACCCCTTCCTGATGGCTGGATCATGACATTCCATAATTCCGGTATTCCCGTTTACCTGCACAGAGAAACTAGAGTAGTTACCTGGTCACGACCTTATTTTTTAGGAACGGGAAGCATCAGG AAGCACGATCCTCCCCAGAGCAGCATTCCCTGTCTACACTATTTAAAGATGAGAGACCAAGAGCAAGAGCAGAATATGGCGGCCAGCAATGGTGAGGTAACCAAAGTGACCATGAATGGAGATTTGTCCCCAGACaaagttcagaatgctgctgtagAAATAATTGAGGAAACAGACTGCACTGCCACTGAGCAAAACTCTGTCACTAATTCAGTATCTCTCAGTAGCTCAGGGGCAATGAACTCTAAATCCTTGGAAGAACGAGAAGCCTTGGGTGGAATCATTGCAGCAGGAGCCCTGGGGCAGGTGAAGGCTAAAGTAGAAGTATGCAAAGAAGAATCTATTG TCATTGAAGATTTTAAAAAATACTTGGAGAAGCGCTTTGATTTTGAACAAGTCACTGTGAAGAAGTTCAGGACCTGGGCTGAGCGTCGGCAGTTTAACCGGGAGATGAAGCGGAAGCAGGCAGAAGCCGAGCGACCAATTCTGCCGGCTAATCAGAAGCTCATTACTCTCTCTGTTCAGGATGCACCCACAAAGAAAG AGTTTGTCATTAATCCAAATGGGAAATCGGAAGTTTGTATACTGCACGAATATATGCAACGGGTCCTAAAAGTTCGCCCTGTTTACAATTTTTTTGAATGTG AAAATCCAAGTGATCCTTTTGGAGCCTCGGTTGTTATCGATGGAGTCACCTATGGTACAGGAACTGCCAGTAGCAAAAAACTTGCAAAGAATAAAGCTG CTCGTGCTACACTGGAAATCCTCATTCCTGACTTTATCAAACAGACCACTGATGAGAAGCCCAAAGACAGTGATGAGCTTGAG TACTTCAACCACATCAGTATTGAGGACTCAAGGGTGTATGAACTGACCAATAAAGCTGGACTGTTGTCACCATATCAAATTCTCCATGAGTGCCTTAAGAG AAATCATGGAATGGGCGACACAACCATCAAGTTTGAGGTAATTCCAGGTAAAAACCAGAAGAGCGAATATGTCATGACCTGTGGAAAACACACAGTGAAAGGCTGGT GCAAAAACAAACGAGTTGGCAAGCAGTTGGCATCTCAGAAAATCCTACAATTACTACACCCTCATGTGAAGAACTGGGGATCATTACTACGCATGTATGGCAGGGAAAGCAATAAAATGGTCAAACAGGTAAACTTGGAGCTTTGCTGTGAATGTAATGTATGGGATACAAACCTCTCGACCCTGGCATGGGGGGGGTGTGTAATTTAA